The following coding sequences are from one Limnobacter sp. SAORIC-580 window:
- a CDS encoding anhydro-N-acetylmuramic acid kinase, with amino-acid sequence MIALGAMSGTSTDGVDVAAVQIDSKTQDMRFLGVLSAEFPPALRETLLLLQEIPPRFPSSSDPIAIFLQARKDLTELYAGTVNELLSFLGLEPGDVRVLGAHGQTLRHRPDLGYTYQMLDGALLACRTGIDVVNDLRSKDVALGGQGAPLVPAFHLAWLNGKGIYDQTAVVNLGGFSNLTVLNGQGQALTGGDCGPANCLMDLWAQRAFSLPMDSDGEIAAMGSPDYALLERFWTHPFFHQPWPKSTGRDDFSAQWFETCLADATDLSSEDIMATLLALAVRAVKSCLPVLVEQVYVCGGGAKNSTFIHQLRCECAPADFLPIENLGLPAQAVEAAAFAWLGAQYVQAAPGNCPSVTGASRSTILGALHCAR; translated from the coding sequence ATGATCGCCTTGGGCGCCATGTCTGGCACCAGCACGGATGGTGTCGATGTAGCTGCGGTTCAAATTGATTCCAAAACTCAGGACATGCGGTTCCTTGGCGTGCTTAGCGCCGAGTTTCCGCCGGCTTTGAGGGAAACACTCCTGCTGCTGCAAGAAATCCCTCCTCGTTTTCCTTCCAGTTCCGATCCAATCGCGATTTTCTTGCAAGCCCGTAAAGATCTCACCGAGCTGTATGCCGGCACAGTCAATGAACTGTTGTCCTTTCTGGGACTAGAGCCTGGTGACGTGCGCGTGTTGGGTGCACATGGTCAAACCCTCCGGCACAGGCCCGATCTTGGGTACACCTATCAAATGCTGGACGGGGCCTTGCTGGCCTGTAGAACCGGGATTGATGTGGTGAATGACTTGCGTTCCAAAGATGTTGCACTAGGTGGCCAGGGAGCCCCGCTCGTTCCGGCTTTTCACCTTGCGTGGTTAAACGGCAAGGGCATTTATGACCAAACCGCCGTGGTGAATCTGGGTGGTTTTTCAAACCTGACTGTATTGAATGGCCAAGGGCAAGCGTTGACCGGTGGGGACTGCGGACCAGCCAACTGTTTAATGGACCTTTGGGCTCAGCGCGCTTTCAGCTTGCCGATGGACAGTGATGGTGAAATTGCTGCCATGGGCAGCCCGGATTATGCCTTGCTGGAGCGTTTTTGGACGCATCCTTTCTTTCACCAACCTTGGCCCAAGAGCACAGGCCGTGATGATTTCAGCGCGCAATGGTTTGAGACTTGCCTTGCAGACGCCACCGATCTTTCTTCTGAAGACATCATGGCAACCCTGCTGGCCTTGGCAGTAAGGGCAGTGAAGTCGTGTTTGCCCGTGTTGGTTGAGCAGGTGTACGTGTGCGGCGGCGGTGCAAAAAACAGCACCTTCATTCACCAGTTGCGCTGCGAATGCGCACCAGCGGATTTCTTGCCAATTGAAAACCTGGGTTTGCCTGCGCAGGCAGTCGAGGCTGCTGCTTTTGCCTGGCTTGGTGCGCAGTATGTGCAGGCTGCGCCTGGCAATTGCCCATCGGTGACTGGTGCAAGTCGGTCTACCATTCTGGGGGCCTTGCACTGCGCTCGGTAG
- a CDS encoding peptidoglycan DD-metalloendopeptidase family protein, which translates to MVAIAGSVQNSPVDSALGNPDVVVEAVELNLADQGVYTFDPLVAEERIRRGDTLVGLLERMGVNTAGLATFLGQDKTARNLVNLRAGRVLTVQQTADGDLQWLRYKSGIDEDSQESILIQKRNGQFVAKLESVNFEKQIVFRSGRIESSLFAAADKAGMPDSVAIQLTEIFGSDIDFHRELQKGDEFKVVYEDLTLEGRSARSGRVLAVEFVNNNKPYKAYWFAPSGNRNAGYYNEEGRSLKKSFLRSPLAFSRISSGFTPRRFHPIQQRWKAHNGVDYAAPTGTPIMATASGTVKFSGWQNGYGNFVEIQHHSGYSTAYAHLSRFGKGVKVGQKVEQGDVIGYVGATGWATGPHLHYEFRVNRVPKNPLSITVAQAEPLDRNAFSEFKRVQLALDRRMELATAQRLARAQ; encoded by the coding sequence GTGGTTGCAATCGCGGGCTCTGTTCAAAATTCCCCGGTTGATTCAGCTCTTGGCAACCCCGATGTGGTTGTAGAGGCTGTTGAACTAAATCTGGCTGATCAGGGTGTCTACACCTTCGATCCATTGGTTGCCGAAGAAAGAATTCGCCGTGGCGATACCCTGGTGGGTTTACTCGAGCGCATGGGCGTGAATACCGCGGGCTTGGCCACTTTCCTCGGGCAAGACAAAACAGCACGTAATTTGGTAAATTTGCGTGCTGGTCGCGTGCTCACTGTTCAGCAAACTGCAGATGGTGACCTCCAATGGCTGCGCTACAAAAGCGGCATTGATGAGGACAGTCAAGAGTCGATCCTGATTCAAAAACGCAATGGTCAATTTGTCGCGAAGCTGGAATCTGTCAACTTTGAAAAGCAGATTGTGTTTCGCTCAGGGCGGATTGAGTCGTCTCTGTTTGCTGCTGCTGACAAGGCCGGAATGCCTGATTCAGTGGCCATTCAACTGACTGAAATTTTTGGTTCAGACATTGATTTTCACCGTGAACTGCAAAAAGGTGACGAGTTCAAGGTGGTTTATGAAGACCTGACACTTGAGGGGCGTTCTGCGCGCTCTGGTCGGGTGTTGGCAGTAGAGTTTGTGAATAACAACAAGCCTTACAAAGCGTATTGGTTCGCACCCAGTGGTAATCGCAATGCTGGTTATTACAACGAGGAAGGTCGCAGTCTGAAAAAGTCTTTCCTGCGTTCGCCGCTCGCATTCTCCCGCATTTCCTCCGGTTTTACTCCGCGTCGTTTCCACCCCATTCAGCAACGCTGGAAAGCTCACAACGGAGTCGATTACGCGGCGCCCACCGGTACTCCAATCATGGCTACAGCCAGTGGCACCGTGAAGTTTTCGGGCTGGCAAAACGGGTATGGCAATTTTGTAGAAATCCAGCATCACAGCGGTTATAGCACGGCTTACGCTCACCTTTCACGTTTTGGCAAAGGCGTTAAGGTTGGCCAAAAAGTAGAGCAGGGCGATGTGATCGGGTATGTGGGTGCTACTGGCTGGGCAACCGGACCACACCTGCATTATGAATTCCGGGTCAACCGGGTTCCCAAAAACCCCCTGAGCATCACTGTGGCTCAGGCTGAACCACTGGATCGAAATGCATTCAGTGAATTCAAGCGGGTGCAGCTGGCGCTTGACCGCCGCATGGAGCTGGCCACTGCCCAACGTTTGGCACGTGCCCAGTAA
- the tyrS gene encoding tyrosine--tRNA ligase codes for MNQSPDRRPPKITEITENLSDSVLHALEVTKRGCEELLIESEWIQKLVHSEKTGKPLRIKLGLDPTAPDIHLGHTVVLNKLRQLQDLGHQVIFLIGDFTSMIGDPSGRNSTRPPLTKEQVQENAKTYHEQAVKILDPQRTAIEFNSKWLMPLGADGMIRLASSYTVARMLERDDFTKRYQSGTPIAVHEFLYPLLQGYDSVALESDLELGGTDQKFNLLMGRELQKQNGQSAQCILTMPLLVGTDGVDKMSKSKNNYIGVTETPSNMFGKVMSISDELMWNWYTLLSFKSLADIETLKQACANGENPRNTKVALAQELVARFHSTQAAVDALTEFEARFKQGVLPEDMPEVSLNLPEGDSDAGLAWILKAANLCESSSDANRNIQQGGVKIDGEKVSDKASRLGKGSYVIQVGKRRFAKVHLN; via the coding sequence ATGAACCAGTCACCTGATAGAAGGCCCCCCAAAATTACGGAAATTACTGAGAATTTATCTGATTCCGTCCTGCACGCCCTTGAAGTGACCAAGCGTGGCTGTGAAGAACTGTTGATTGAATCGGAATGGATTCAAAAATTAGTCCACAGCGAGAAAACAGGCAAACCCCTGCGCATCAAATTGGGTTTGGACCCCACGGCACCCGACATTCATTTGGGTCACACAGTGGTGCTCAACAAGCTTCGTCAGTTGCAAGATCTGGGCCATCAAGTCATCTTTTTGATTGGCGATTTCACGTCCATGATCGGCGATCCTTCGGGTCGCAACAGCACCCGCCCACCGTTAACCAAGGAACAGGTTCAGGAAAACGCAAAAACCTATCATGAGCAGGCTGTTAAAATCCTGGATCCGCAACGTACTGCAATCGAGTTCAACAGCAAATGGCTGATGCCCCTGGGTGCAGACGGCATGATCCGCCTGGCCAGCAGCTATACAGTGGCCCGCATGCTCGAGCGCGACGATTTCACCAAACGATATCAATCTGGCACGCCGATCGCCGTACATGAGTTTTTATACCCACTGTTGCAGGGCTACGATTCGGTGGCATTGGAAAGCGATTTGGAGCTGGGTGGCACCGACCAGAAATTCAACTTGCTGATGGGTCGCGAGCTGCAAAAACAAAACGGCCAAAGTGCGCAGTGCATCTTGACCATGCCGCTGTTGGTAGGCACCGATGGCGTGGACAAAATGTCGAAGTCCAAGAACAACTACATCGGCGTAACCGAGACACCTTCCAATATGTTTGGCAAGGTGATGTCAATTTCAGATGAACTGATGTGGAACTGGTATACCCTGCTCAGCTTCAAATCACTGGCTGATATTGAAACCCTGAAACAGGCTTGCGCCAATGGCGAGAACCCGCGCAACACCAAGGTTGCACTGGCCCAAGAGTTGGTTGCGCGCTTCCACAGCACTCAGGCCGCCGTCGACGCACTGACCGAATTCGAAGCACGTTTCAAGCAGGGCGTACTGCCCGAGGACATGCCTGAAGTGAGCCTTAACTTGCCGGAGGGCGATTCGGACGCTGGTTTGGCCTGGATTCTGAAAGCTGCAAACCTCTGCGAAAGCAGCAGCGACGCCAACCGCAACATTCAGCAAGGCGGCGTAAAAATTGATGGCGAAAAAGTATCCGATAAGGCCTCACGCTTGGGCAAAGGCAGTTATGTGATTCAGGTGGGCAAACGCCGCTTCGCCAAGGTGCACCTGAATTGA
- a CDS encoding histidine phosphatase family protein, which produces MNSQALDFGAIVSKKPAGSRFILVRHGETDWNKEKRFQGHTDIALNAHGLLQAQLLRKYFASLETQGVSLYDECISSDLIRARATANAIHGARTPAMQLNAGLRERDYGHLSGLTGDEMQAKSPEEFAGLRNRVPEAPLQGGESLFQFYSRVVGTFEHIGSAHAGKTILLVAHGGVLDCIYRHCTGELLQKQREWQLHNCALNVIDIDPQGNKHVVLWAWLGHLNNDKPGQNMDEVDGRIA; this is translated from the coding sequence TTGAACAGCCAAGCTCTTGATTTTGGTGCAATTGTCAGCAAAAAACCGGCAGGGTCGCGCTTCATACTGGTGCGCCATGGCGAAACCGACTGGAACAAGGAGAAGCGGTTTCAGGGTCACACCGACATTGCCCTGAATGCGCACGGACTCTTGCAGGCTCAATTGCTTCGCAAATACTTCGCCTCCCTGGAAACGCAGGGAGTGTCGCTTTACGATGAGTGCATCAGCAGCGACCTAATTCGGGCGCGCGCCACGGCAAATGCCATTCACGGCGCCAGAACACCCGCCATGCAGTTGAATGCGGGTCTTCGGGAGCGTGATTACGGCCATCTGTCAGGCCTGACAGGCGATGAAATGCAAGCCAAGAGCCCAGAAGAATTCGCGGGCCTTAGAAACCGGGTGCCTGAAGCCCCCTTGCAAGGCGGGGAAAGCCTGTTTCAGTTTTACAGCCGCGTGGTGGGAACGTTCGAGCACATTGGCAGCGCCCACGCGGGCAAAACAATCTTGCTGGTGGCCCATGGTGGTGTACTCGATTGTATCTACAGGCACTGCACTGGCGAGCTACTGCAAAAGCAGCGCGAGTGGCAACTGCACAATTGCGCGCTCAATGTGATCGACATTGACCCGCAGGGAAACAAACATGTTGTTTTGTGGGCCTGGCTGGGGCACCTGAACAACGACAAACCCGGCCAAAACATGGACGAAGTCGATGGTCGAATCGCTTGA
- the glyA gene encoding serine hydroxymethyltransferase, which produces MFERQKGIAQTDPELWTAMQQETTRQEDHIELIASENYASPAVMEAQGSQLTNKYAEGYPGKRYYGGCEHVDVVEDLAIERLKKLFGAEAANVQPNSGSQANQAVFFALLQPGDTIMGLSLAEGGHLTHGMPLNMSGKWFNVVSYGLNKEEAIDYDQVEALAREHKPKIIIAGASAYALRIDFERFAKIAKEVGAYFMVDMAHYAGLIAAGVYPNPVPHADVCTSTTHKSLRGPRGGIILMKEELAKKINSAIFPGIQGGPLMHVIAGKAVAFHEALQPSFKEYQQQVVLNAKALAETLVERGLRIVSGRTESHVMLVDLRAKGITGKAAEAALGNAHITVNKNAIPNDPEKPFVTSGIRLGSPAMTTRGFKEEQARAVGHLIADVLENPEDEATLATVRAKVKELTSQFPVYK; this is translated from the coding sequence ATGTTTGAACGCCAAAAGGGCATCGCCCAAACCGACCCAGAATTGTGGACTGCCATGCAGCAGGAAACCACTCGCCAGGAAGACCACATTGAGTTGATCGCGTCTGAAAACTACGCCAGCCCAGCCGTGATGGAAGCCCAGGGTTCACAGCTGACCAACAAATACGCCGAAGGCTACCCCGGCAAGCGCTACTACGGCGGTTGCGAACACGTAGACGTGGTTGAAGACCTGGCCATTGAACGCCTGAAAAAACTGTTTGGCGCGGAAGCAGCCAACGTGCAGCCCAATTCTGGCTCGCAGGCCAACCAGGCCGTGTTTTTTGCCTTGCTGCAACCTGGCGACACCATCATGGGTTTGTCGCTGGCTGAAGGCGGTCACCTCACCCACGGCATGCCATTGAACATGTCGGGCAAGTGGTTCAACGTCGTGTCGTATGGACTGAACAAAGAAGAAGCCATTGATTACGATCAGGTTGAAGCTTTGGCCCGTGAACACAAACCAAAAATCATCATCGCCGGTGCATCCGCCTATGCCCTGCGCATCGACTTCGAGCGCTTTGCGAAAATTGCGAAGGAAGTAGGTGCCTACTTCATGGTGGACATGGCCCACTACGCCGGCCTGATTGCCGCAGGTGTATATCCCAACCCTGTTCCGCATGCGGATGTGTGCACATCGACCACGCACAAATCGCTGCGCGGCCCACGCGGTGGCATCATTTTGATGAAAGAAGAACTGGCCAAGAAGATCAACAGCGCAATTTTCCCTGGCATTCAGGGTGGCCCCTTGATGCATGTGATTGCAGGCAAAGCTGTGGCTTTCCACGAAGCCCTGCAACCGTCATTCAAGGAATACCAGCAGCAAGTGGTGTTGAATGCCAAAGCCTTGGCGGAAACGCTGGTTGAGCGTGGCCTGCGCATCGTGTCTGGCCGCACTGAAAGCCACGTGATGCTGGTTGACCTGCGCGCCAAGGGCATTACAGGCAAGGCCGCAGAAGCAGCTTTGGGCAATGCACACATTACCGTGAACAAAAACGCGATTCCGAACGACCCGGAAAAGCCATTTGTTACCAGCGGTATTCGCTTGGGCAGCCCAGCCATGACCACACGTGGCTTCAAGGAAGAGCAGGCCCGCGCGGTAGGTCACTTGATTGCCGACGTCCTTGAAAACCCGGAAGACGAAGCCACATTGGCCACCGTTCGCGCCAAGGTCAAGGAATTGACCAGCCAGTTCCCTGTTTACAAGTAA
- the nrdR gene encoding transcriptional regulator NrdR, whose translation MKCPFCGNADTQVIDSRTSEEGDAIRRRRQCSSCGKRFTTYERAELFLPAIVKKDGSRVEFSRDKLRGSLMLALRKRPVRAEAIDEAISSIEEKLLVSAAREVDTKFLGELVMQQLKQLDTVAYIRFASVYKSFEDLQSFSEEIAHLTAPAENITGSIKPKSRTTAKKGA comes from the coding sequence ATGAAATGCCCCTTCTGTGGCAACGCCGACACCCAGGTAATCGACTCGCGTACGTCTGAAGAAGGCGACGCGATTCGCCGCCGCAGGCAATGCAGCAGTTGTGGCAAACGCTTCACCACCTACGAACGGGCAGAACTGTTTCTGCCCGCCATCGTCAAGAAAGATGGCTCACGCGTCGAATTTTCCAGGGATAAACTGCGCGGCAGCTTGATGCTGGCGCTGCGCAAACGCCCTGTCCGGGCGGAAGCCATTGACGAAGCCATTTCAAGCATTGAAGAAAAACTGCTGGTGAGTGCTGCCCGAGAGGTGGACACAAAGTTTTTGGGTGAGCTGGTCATGCAACAACTCAAACAACTCGATACAGTGGCTTACATTCGTTTTGCATCGGTTTACAAAAGCTTTGAAGACCTGCAAAGTTTCTCTGAAGAGATTGCTCACCTGACGGCCCCCGCCGAAAACATCACGGGCAGCATCAAGCCAAAATCACGCACAACCGCCAAAAAAGGCGCTTAA
- the ribD gene encoding bifunctional diaminohydroxyphosphoribosylaminopyrimidine deaminase/5-amino-6-(5-phosphoribosylamino)uracil reductase RibD produces MATFSPTDEHWMQQALKLAWKGQYSTTPNPRVGCVFVRDGVVIAEGFHAKAGEGHAEVQAIAQAKARGVCLKGSTAYVTLEPCAHQGRTGPCAEALVATGVQRVVAAVLDPNPLVAGKGMAILQAARIETSHGVLVEQARWINRGFFSRMERKRPWVRLKVASSADGISALNNGVSQWITGEEARLHGHHLRAQACAVLSGIGTVKADNPQLNVRGIDTERQPLKVIVDSKLEISPEARLLQTGRVLIAHTEPQTPAWLPTHPNAANIEALNVAPVAAGLHAGKVKTDLLRLLQELAQRGINELHLEAGFGLNGSFLQAGVVDEIVQYIAPRFLGPGQGLFRLPELEILPAYASWAIHSFEQIGQDLRITWVQNHQE; encoded by the coding sequence ATGGCCACCTTTTCACCCACTGACGAACACTGGATGCAGCAAGCGCTGAAGCTGGCCTGGAAAGGCCAATACAGCACCACGCCCAACCCGCGCGTAGGCTGTGTGTTTGTGCGCGACGGCGTTGTGATTGCGGAAGGCTTTCATGCCAAAGCAGGCGAAGGCCATGCTGAAGTGCAAGCGATTGCGCAAGCCAAGGCGCGTGGCGTTTGTTTAAAAGGCAGCACAGCCTATGTCACGCTGGAACCCTGCGCCCACCAAGGCCGCACAGGCCCCTGTGCGGAAGCGCTAGTGGCCACAGGCGTTCAACGGGTGGTGGCTGCGGTTCTTGACCCCAACCCGCTGGTGGCAGGCAAAGGCATGGCCATTTTGCAAGCAGCTCGCATCGAAACTTCACACGGTGTGCTGGTTGAACAAGCGCGCTGGATTAACCGTGGGTTTTTCAGCCGTATGGAACGCAAACGCCCTTGGGTGCGCTTGAAAGTAGCCAGCAGCGCAGATGGCATTAGCGCACTGAACAATGGCGTAAGCCAATGGATTACCGGCGAGGAAGCACGGCTGCACGGGCACCACTTGCGCGCGCAAGCCTGCGCTGTGCTCAGCGGTATTGGCACGGTGAAAGCCGATAACCCACAACTGAACGTGCGTGGAATTGACACCGAACGCCAACCGCTGAAAGTGATCGTGGACAGCAAGCTGGAAATTTCACCGGAAGCCCGCTTGTTACAAACCGGGCGCGTGCTGATTGCGCACACTGAACCACAAACGCCAGCTTGGCTTCCTACACACCCAAACGCCGCAAATATTGAGGCTTTGAACGTGGCCCCAGTGGCGGCAGGTTTGCATGCAGGCAAAGTAAAAACGGATTTGCTGCGCCTGTTACAGGAACTGGCACAGCGCGGTATCAATGAATTGCACCTTGAGGCTGGTTTTGGGCTCAATGGTTCGTTTCTGCAAGCCGGTGTGGTGGATGAAATTGTGCAGTACATTGCCCCACGTTTTTTGGGACCAGGTCAGGGCCTGTTCCGCCTGCCCGAACTAGAAATCCTGCCCGCCTATGCAAGCTGGGCTATTCATTCATTTGAGCAAATTGGACAAGACCTGCGAATTACGTGGGTTCAAAATCATCAGGAGTAG
- a CDS encoding riboflavin synthase, with translation MFTGIIESIGQIKTVEPLQDSTYAGVRLAVHAPTLDFSDVKLGDSIAIQGACMTVVAMEAQTFHVDVSQESLSKTVGLNKPGEVNLEKAMRLSDRVGGHLVSGHVDGLGSVTEFEPVGESWHLQIRAPKTLSPFFAYKGSVTVNGVSLTVNKVDDHDSGECDIHINLIPHTVQMTTLKHLTAGSPVNLEIDQIARYCERIVKTMNLNQG, from the coding sequence ATGTTCACTGGAATTATTGAATCAATCGGTCAGATCAAGACAGTAGAACCCCTTCAAGACTCAACTTATGCTGGGGTGCGTCTAGCCGTGCATGCGCCCACACTCGACTTTTCTGATGTCAAGCTTGGCGACAGTATCGCCATTCAAGGTGCTTGCATGACCGTGGTGGCCATGGAAGCGCAAACCTTTCACGTGGATGTGTCGCAAGAAAGTTTGTCGAAAACTGTGGGCCTTAACAAACCTGGCGAAGTGAACCTTGAAAAAGCCATGCGTTTGTCGGATCGCGTTGGCGGCCACTTGGTGAGCGGACATGTTGACGGGCTAGGCAGCGTGACGGAATTCGAACCGGTGGGTGAAAGCTGGCACCTGCAGATTCGGGCACCGAAAACCCTGTCGCCTTTCTTTGCCTACAAGGGTTCGGTTACCGTGAATGGAGTCAGCCTGACAGTCAACAAGGTAGATGATCATGATTCAGGCGAATGCGACATTCACATCAACCTGATTCCGCACACGGTGCAGATGACCACATTGAAGCATTTGACGGCAGGCAGCCCGGTGAATCTTGAAATTGACCAAATCGCCAGGTACTGCGAGCGAATTGTAAAAACAATGAATTTGAATCAGGGCTGA
- a CDS encoding DUF3047 domain-containing protein, with translation MRSFVLMTGVFKAALLFGVAGISSGALAQGAGVLKPWPADPAAGIPGPWKAQYHPDIAAQTQFKLLKQGNQTVLQAEADMAYGSLVYAFAKPTVLNTLTWQWQILTQPTKANLQTKAGDDAGAKVCAFIQIDEGKLGLGTRLALAAARTVSGERLPAATLCYVWGSPGEKVGQVFDNPYTDRVRNIVVRDAASAAELISERRDLQADARKAFGKELPEGPVMFTGIALGADSDNTQSKAKALFGSVQAQP, from the coding sequence ATGCGCAGTTTTGTGTTGATGACGGGTGTTTTTAAAGCAGCTTTGTTATTCGGTGTTGCAGGCATATCAAGCGGTGCTCTGGCCCAGGGCGCGGGCGTGCTAAAGCCCTGGCCTGCGGACCCTGCTGCCGGAATTCCTGGGCCATGGAAAGCGCAGTACCACCCTGACATTGCGGCGCAAACCCAATTCAAGTTGTTGAAGCAGGGCAATCAAACTGTGTTGCAGGCCGAGGCTGACATGGCCTACGGCTCGCTGGTGTATGCCTTTGCCAAACCCACAGTTTTGAACACTTTGACTTGGCAGTGGCAAATATTGACTCAACCCACCAAGGCGAATTTGCAAACCAAGGCTGGCGACGACGCGGGTGCGAAGGTGTGTGCCTTTATTCAAATTGATGAAGGAAAACTGGGTTTGGGCACCCGCCTTGCATTGGCTGCGGCGCGCACTGTCTCAGGCGAGCGTTTGCCCGCGGCCACCCTTTGTTATGTGTGGGGCTCGCCAGGTGAAAAAGTGGGACAGGTGTTTGACAATCCCTACACCGACCGTGTGAGAAATATTGTTGTGCGTGATGCGGCCAGCGCCGCGGAGTTGATTTCGGAACGAAGGGATTTGCAGGCCGATGCCCGCAAAGCCTTCGGCAAAGAACTGCCGGAAGGCCCTGTGATGTTCACAGGCATTGCGCTGGGGGCTGATTCAGACAATACCCAATCGAAAGCCAAGGCTTTGTTTGGCAGTGTGCAGGCTCAGCCCTGA
- a CDS encoding TIGR04283 family arsenosugar biosynthesis glycosyltransferase encodes MPSISIVMPVYNEVPVPGDDSFLSRIQALLQLLRQGDELLLVDGGSTDQSWPVLQTLAEHPQVLAIQGNKGRAQQMNAGAEKARGDVLLFLHADTVLTKAAWQALLFKLDPSVWGRFNVCIDGKSAWLPVVSWFMNHRSRLTKIGTGDQALFVGRKLFDQVGGFPKQPLMEDVELCKRLKRVAPQKFVAVASPVFTSGRRWDVNGAWATIVLMWRFRFLYWRGVSADTLARLYADTRQKLPVTVAVFAKYPQAGRVKTRLIPMLGAEQCAMFARYLLLSTLDKLQGVNVALWTDGGTPEEWATLLKGRAIQCYVQPEGHLGVRMRAAVETHLNGSELVVLLGPDAVEFTASHLRELIDTARQQGLAFVPAHDGGYVALACNRVVPEIFSELIEWGTARVAEQTRVALRSKGLRAVWLSSQLDIDEPADLGRAIESGCVPVDWPVRYSSID; translated from the coding sequence ATGCCCTCCATTTCTATTGTCATGCCGGTGTACAACGAGGTTCCGGTGCCTGGCGATGATTCCTTTTTGTCTCGAATTCAAGCGCTGCTTCAATTGCTTCGGCAAGGTGACGAGTTGTTGCTGGTAGACGGCGGCTCTACTGACCAGAGTTGGCCAGTTCTACAAACTTTGGCCGAACACCCGCAAGTGCTTGCCATCCAAGGCAACAAGGGGCGGGCGCAACAAATGAACGCGGGTGCTGAAAAAGCCCGTGGGGATGTACTGCTCTTTTTGCATGCAGACACAGTGTTGACCAAGGCGGCTTGGCAGGCATTGTTGTTCAAGTTGGATCCAAGCGTTTGGGGCCGCTTCAATGTGTGTATTGATGGCAAAAGTGCGTGGCTGCCAGTGGTGTCCTGGTTCATGAATCATCGGTCAAGGCTGACTAAAATTGGTACAGGCGATCAGGCTTTGTTTGTTGGTCGCAAGTTGTTCGATCAGGTTGGAGGTTTTCCAAAACAGCCCCTGATGGAAGACGTTGAGCTGTGCAAGCGCTTAAAGCGAGTGGCACCACAAAAATTTGTGGCAGTTGCTTCCCCGGTATTTACGTCGGGGCGTCGATGGGACGTGAACGGCGCTTGGGCAACGATTGTGTTGATGTGGCGCTTCCGGTTTTTATATTGGCGCGGAGTGTCCGCAGATACCTTGGCAAGGCTTTATGCGGACACCCGGCAAAAGTTGCCTGTCACTGTGGCCGTGTTTGCCAAGTATCCGCAGGCCGGCCGGGTGAAAACAAGGTTGATCCCCATGCTGGGTGCCGAGCAATGCGCGATGTTTGCCCGATATTTGTTGTTGAGTACCTTGGACAAGTTACAGGGCGTGAATGTGGCGCTGTGGACCGATGGCGGTACTCCCGAAGAGTGGGCCACCTTGCTGAAGGGCAGGGCCATTCAATGTTACGTTCAACCAGAAGGGCACCTGGGCGTGCGAATGCGAGCTGCGGTTGAAACGCATCTGAACGGCAGTGAGCTTGTGGTGCTTCTTGGGCCCGATGCAGTCGAATTTACAGCAAGCCATTTGCGTGAACTGATCGATACTGCCCGGCAACAGGGACTGGCTTTCGTGCCTGCACACGATGGTGGCTATGTGGCCTTGGCTTGCAACCGCGTTGTGCCTGAAATTTTTTCTGAATTGATAGAGTGGGGCACTGCCCGTGTGGCGGAGCAAACCCGCGTCGCATTGAGGAGTAAAGGTTTGCGGGCTGTGTGGTTGTCATCGCAACTGGACATTGATGAGCCTGCTGACTTGGGGCGGGCGATTGAATCGGGTTGTGTACCTGTTGATTGGCCTGTACGTTACTCAAGTATCGATTAA